In Castanea sativa cultivar Marrone di Chiusa Pesio chromosome 6, ASM4071231v1, a single window of DNA contains:
- the LOC142639739 gene encoding secreted RxLR effector protein 161-like produces the protein MVANAKLTNDPLGESVNVTLYRSMIGYLLYLTASRPDITFSVGVCSRFQANPKVSYLNVVIRIIKYVSGICDYRLFYSKESNMYVAGYSDVDWAGNADDRKSTTIECFYVGANLVAWMSKTQNFASLSIAEVEYIAAGTYCSQLLWMKNLLGDYGISQDTMVVYCDTPWLSIVIILVLSISLRILSNILRLST, from the coding sequence ATGGTTGCAAATGCGAAGCTAACCAATGATCCTTTAGGTGAGTCTGTTAATGTTACATTATACAGAAGTATGATTGGTTATCTTTTGTATTTGACTGCTAGTCGTCCAGACATTACTTTTAGTGTTGGTGTATGCTCTAGGTTTCAAGCTAATCCTAAAGTTTCATATTTGAATGTTGttataagaataataaaatatgttagTGGAATATGTGACTATAGATTGTTTTATAGCAAAGAGTCAAATATGTATGTTGCTGGGTACTCAGATGTAGATTGGGCCGGCAATGCCGATGATAGAAAAAGCACCACTATTGAGTGTTTTTATGTAGGTGCCAATCTAGTTGCTTGGATGagtaaaacacaaaattttgccTCTCTATCAATTGCAGAAGTAGAATATATTGCTGCTGGAACTTATTGTTCACAACTCCTTTGGATGAAAAATCTTTTAGGTGATTATGGGATATCACAGGACACCATGGTTGTCTATTGTGATACACCATGGTTGTCTATTGTGATAATTCTAGTGCTATCGATATCTCTAAGAATCCTGTCCAATATTCTAAGACTAAGCACATAG
- the LOC142639740 gene encoding uncharacterized protein LOC142639740 codes for MGYHIRSSLIMGYISKGKQRSYSDNSTFSTINLHPTVLRLMGQLRTSIRSSTGATPYSLVYGMEAVLPINMGVRSLRTTLESEIPEADWLQNRYDQLCMLDEKRLKALYHIQGYQRRLRKAFDKKVRTRDLKLGDLVLKEIRAPVQDANRKFKQNWAGPYIIN; via the exons ATGGGGTACCACATAAGATCATCTCTGATAATGGGTTACATTTCAAAGGGGAAACAAAGAAGCTACTCCGACAATTCAACATTCAGCACCATAAATCTTCACCCTACCGTCCTAAGACTAATGGGGCAGTTAAG AACATCAATTCGGTCTTCCACAGGAGCCACTCCTTATTCATTGGTGTATGGGATGGAAGCAGTCCTTCCTATTAACATGGGTGTTCGATCACTAAGGACAACACTAGAAAGTGAAATCCCCGAAGCAGATTGGTTGCAAAACAGATATGACCAGTTATGCATGCTGGATGAGAAAAGACTCAAAGCCTTGTATCACATTCAAGGATACCAAAGGAGACTTAGGAAAGCTTTTGATAAGAAAGTAAGAACGAGAGATTTGAAGTTGGGAGATTTAGTGTTGAAAGAAATCCGAGCCCCGGTTCAAGATGCAAACAGGAAGTTCAAGCAGAATTGGGCAGGCCCATACATTATCAATTAG
- the LOC142639741 gene encoding uncharacterized protein LOC142639741: MGALLAQYLEETKKENAIYYIIKKILTYEEKYSPLEKTCVALVWATRKLRHYMLAYKILLIARMDPLKGAIANHLAHCSPEEAEEIHGGFSDEDIMGIQVESWKMYFDGVLLISPKGTHIPFSGKLNFHATNATKYEACIMGLQAALGLGVKELEVYRESALIISQIQNKWKIKEERLMPYHECLQKWASKFSKIQYQYVPRMQNQITDALATMASMMYGPKEDKARPVVLEQKEEPAYCMTIEEDEGKNREGEWYSDILQYLKDVTYPPSADKNDQLTIWKLSTDYILW, encoded by the exons ATGGGGGCACTACTTGCTCAATACCTCGAAGAGACTAAGAAGGAGAATGCAATCTACTACATTATCAAGAAGATATTGACTTATGAAGAAAAGTACTCACCCTTAGAGAAGACATGTGTAGCACTTGTTTGGGCAACCCGCAAACTTAGGCATTATATGCTTGCTTACAAGATTCTGTTGATTGCAAGAATGGATCCTTTGAA GGGAGCAATTGCTAATCATTTAGCTCATTGTTCAccagaagaagctgaagagaTCCATGGAGGCTTTTCGGATGAAGATATCATGGGGATTCAGGTAGAGTCGtggaagatgtattttgatggaGTTCTCTTAATTTCACCAAAAGGGACACACATTCCATTTTCCGGCAAACTTAACTTTCATGCCACTAATGCCACAAAATATGAAGCTTGCATCATGGGTTTACAAGCAGCCTTAGGCCTAGGAGTGAAGGAGTTGGAGGTATACAGAGAATCAGCTTTAATAATCTCTCAGATTCAAAATAaatggaagatcaaagaagaaagacttatgccttatcatgaatgtcttcaGAAATGGGCATCAAAATTTAGCAAGATCCAATACCAGTATGTGCCTAGGATGCAGAACCAAATTACAGATGCTTTAGCAACCATGGCATCCATGATGTATGGGCCGAAAGAAGATAAAGCCAGGCCGGTAGTGTTGGAACAGAAAGAAGAACCAGCCTACTGCATGacaatagaagaagatgaaggaaagAATAGGGAAGGTGAATGGTATTCAGACATCCTACAATACCTCAAGGATGTGACATACCCACCATCTGCAGACAAGAATGATCAATTGACCATCTGGAAGTTGTCCACTGATTACATTTTGTGGTGA